The window GCAGACCCGGGCGCAGGTGCTCGACATCGCCCAGAAGACCTCCGATCTCGTCGGCGGCAAGGCGATCACGGCGGACGACATCGTGCTCAACGAGGATTACGCCTATCCGGTCTATGGCGTGCCGTCGCAGGAGACGATCGAGGCGATCCGCCTGTCGGCCCGGCTCGAGGGCATGATGACCGACCCCGTCTATGAGGGGAAATCGATGCAGGGCATGATCGACCTGGTGAAGAAGGGCTTCTTCCCGGCCGGCTCGAAGGTGCTCTACGCCCATCTCGGCGGCGTGCCGGCGATCAACGGCTACAGCTACACCTTCCGCAATGGTTGAGCGCCATGGAAGCGCTCGTCCTTTGTGAGATCGCGGCGGGTCGCGAGGATCTGCGCGAAGCCTTGCTCGCGCGCATCGGTCGGCTCGGCCTTCACGGGCGGGCGAAGCTGAATTTCGTCGCCCGTGATCGGGACCTCGGCGATGGCGTGATCCTGGCGGTCGCTTTCCCGAGGCAGGCCGAGGCGGAGCGCTTTGTCGTCGAGGCGATTGGCGACGGGCTCGGCCCGACTGCTCTCAGGCTGCTTACGCTCGAAGCCGTCTGGCAGGCCGAGCCGCTGCCGCTGATGTTCCCCTGAGACGGCTCGGCGCCGAGCCTTACGGCTTGGCGCCGACCGCATCCGGCAGGTCGCCAATGACCGTGCCCGCTGCCTTTGGCTTGGTGAGCGGGGCGGGGGTCGGCTGGTTGCCGTGGACCAGGTCCTGGCCGGCATAGATGTCGCTCGCGACCTGGAGGTCGAGGCGCTCGGCATCGCGACGGCGGACATCCTCGACGATCTCCGCGGCTTCCTCTTCCGGCACGCCGAGCGCACGCAGGACCTCGCCGCCGAAGACCATGGCGGATTCGAAGGTCTCGCGGATCTGGTAGTCGACGCCGGCACGGATCAGGTCCATCGAATGGCCGCGGTCGAAGGCGCGCACGAACAGCTTCGCATGCGGGAACTCGGCCTGCGCGACCCGCACGATCGCGTTGGCCGTCTCGCGCTTCTCGACGCAGACCAGGATCGCCTCGGCCTGATGGGCACCCGAGGCGTGCAGGATGTCGGCGCGGGTGCCGTCGCCGTAATAGACCTTGAAGCCGAAGGTCGCCGCGGCCTGGATCATCTCCACATCGGTCTCGATCAGCGAGATGCTGCAGCCGCGGGCGAGCAAGGCCTGGCTCGCGACCTGACCGAAACGGCCGAAGCCGACGACGAGGATGCGTCCCTTGAGGCCCTCGGCATGCTCGATGCCATCCAGAGATTCTCGCTCAGCCGGCATGAAGCGGTCGATGGCGAGCACGACCAGCGGGGTGATCGCCATCGACAGGATGACGATGGCGCTGGCGATCGCGTTGATCCGCGCGTCGAAAATGCCAGCCGCTGCCGCGGCGCTGTAGAGTACGAAGGCGAACTCACCGCCCTGCGAGAACAGCGCGACGCGGGTGATCGCATTGCGCGTGCGGGTGCGGAACAGCTTGGCGACGATGAAGATGCCGGCCGCCTTGACCAGCATGAAGGCGGCGACGCCGAGGGCGACGGCCTGCCATTCCTGTCCGATCAGCTTGAGATCGAGCGACATGCCGACGGCGAGGAAGAACATGCCGAGCAGCAGGCCGCGGAACGGCTCGATATCGGCCTCGAGCTGATGGCGGAAAGTCGATTCCGAGAGCAGCACGCCGGCAAGGAAGGCGCCCATCGCCATCGAGAGACCACCGAGCTGCATCGCCAGGGCCGAGCCGAGCACG is drawn from Bosea sp. Tri-49 and contains these coding sequences:
- a CDS encoding monovalent cation:proton antiporter-2 (CPA2) family protein, which codes for MAAEGFSQDLVQAVGLLGAGVIAVPIFRKLKLGSVLGYFAGGLVIGPSGIGLFSNPESVLHVAEFGVVMFLFIIGLEMQPSRLWNLRGEIFGLGVAQVGLCGALLTGVGILAGLSPAAAFIAGMGFVLSSTAVVMQMLNERGEASTPQGQQAVSILLLEDLAIVPLLAVVAVLAPTKAAESGGLMPLLIGAGSLVGLVVAGKWLLNPMFRLLANAQAREVMTGAALLVVLGSALAMQLGGLSMAMGAFLAGVLLSESTFRHQLEADIEPFRGLLLGMFFLAVGMSLDLKLIGQEWQAVALGVAAFMLVKAAGIFIVAKLFRTRTRNAITRVALFSQGGEFAFVLYSAAAAAGIFDARINAIASAIVILSMAITPLVVLAIDRFMPAERESLDGIEHAEGLKGRILVVGFGRFGQVASQALLARGCSISLIETDVEMIQAAATFGFKVYYGDGTRADILHASGAHQAEAILVCVEKRETANAIVRVAQAEFPHAKLFVRAFDRGHSMDLIRAGVDYQIRETFESAMVFGGEVLRALGVPEEEAAEIVEDVRRRDAERLDLQVASDIYAGQDLVHGNQPTPAPLTKPKAAGTVIGDLPDAVGAKP